The following are encoded together in the Candidatus Manganitrophus noduliformans genome:
- a CDS encoding AbrB/MazE/SpoVT family DNA-binding domain-containing protein: MSTITISSKYQIVIPKEIREKLRLSPRQKLQVLEKGGVISLVPEVPLKSLKGFVKGMDQSNLREKQERA, from the coding sequence ATGTCCACGATCACCATTTCTTCGAAGTACCAGATCGTCATCCCCAAAGAGATTCGGGAAAAACTCCGCCTCAGCCCTCGACAGAAGCTTCAGGTGTTGGAGAAGGGAGGGGTGATCAGTTTGGTCCCCGAGGTGCCATTGAAATCTCTAAAGGGTTTTGTCAAAGGGATGGATCAGAGCAATCTCCGTGAGAAACAGGAGCGAGCGTGA
- a CDS encoding PIN domain-containing protein, producing MKVLIDSSGWIEFFTGGPLSDRYGSYLKDRSRLITPTIVLYEVYKKIKKEKGEESALLAAGQLNATEVIPMTESIALLAADLSLQHRIAMADAIVYATSRERQAQVITSDADLKDLEGVVYLTTGT from the coding sequence GTGAAAGTTTTGATCGATTCCAGCGGATGGATCGAGTTCTTCACAGGGGGGCCTCTTTCCGACCGATACGGATCTTATTTGAAAGACCGCTCCCGCCTGATCACGCCGACGATCGTTCTGTATGAGGTTTACAAAAAGATCAAAAAAGAAAAGGGAGAAGAGAGCGCGTTGCTGGCCGCGGGGCAATTGAACGCAACGGAAGTCATCCCCATGACCGAGTCGATCGCACTTTTGGCCGCCGATTTAAGCCTTCAGCATCGGATCGCGATGGCCGACGCGATCGTTTATGCGACTTCCCGGGAGCGGCAGGCTCAGGTAATTACCAGCGATGCCGATCTGAAAGATCTTGAGGGGGTCGTTTATCTCACGACCGGGACCTGA
- the alaC gene encoding alanine transaminase: MEFQRIKRLPPYVFNVVNAMKIDARRRGEDIIDFGMGNPDQPTPTHIVEKAIEALENSKNHRYSASKGITKLRLAVTDWYKRNYAVELDPDTEAIVTIGSKEGISHLALATLGPGDVVLVPSPTYPIHPYSVVIAGGEVRSIPLAPGRDFFEDMITAFKQTWPRPKMLIINFPHNPTTQVVELDFFKKIVDFARENQVLVVHDLAYADLVFDGYKAPSFLQVPGAKEVGVEFYTLSKSYNMPGWRVGFCVGNREMVGALTKLKSYLDYGIFQPVQIAAIIALNGPQDCVGEVVELYRRRRNVLVDGLNRIGWKIEKPKATMFVWAQIPEPFRQMGSLEFSKLLLTEAKVAVAPGIGFGEYGDDHVRFALVENEHRTRQAIQGIKKILKER; the protein is encoded by the coding sequence GTGGAATTTCAACGGATCAAGCGGCTGCCGCCGTATGTGTTCAATGTCGTCAATGCCATGAAAATTGACGCCCGCCGCCGGGGCGAAGACATCATCGATTTCGGAATGGGAAACCCGGACCAGCCGACCCCGACGCACATTGTTGAAAAGGCCATCGAAGCGCTCGAAAACTCAAAGAACCACCGCTACTCCGCCTCAAAGGGGATCACGAAGCTTCGGCTGGCGGTCACCGACTGGTATAAGCGGAATTACGCAGTGGAGCTCGATCCCGACACGGAGGCGATCGTCACCATCGGCTCCAAAGAAGGGATCTCGCATCTGGCTTTGGCGACGCTCGGCCCGGGGGATGTGGTGCTGGTTCCCAGTCCGACCTATCCGATCCACCCCTACAGTGTCGTCATTGCCGGCGGGGAGGTCCGCTCCATCCCGCTGGCGCCCGGGCGCGATTTTTTCGAGGACATGATCACCGCCTTCAAGCAAACCTGGCCCCGTCCGAAAATGTTGATCATCAACTTTCCGCACAATCCGACCACGCAGGTCGTCGAGCTTGATTTCTTCAAGAAGATCGTCGATTTCGCGCGCGAGAATCAGGTTCTGGTGGTCCATGATCTGGCCTATGCCGATCTGGTTTTCGACGGCTACAAAGCGCCGAGCTTCCTTCAGGTGCCCGGGGCGAAGGAGGTCGGCGTCGAATTTTATACCCTTTCAAAAAGCTACAACATGCCGGGATGGCGCGTCGGCTTCTGCGTCGGAAACCGGGAGATGGTCGGGGCCTTGACCAAGCTGAAGAGCTATCTCGACTACGGGATCTTTCAACCGGTTCAGATCGCCGCGATCATCGCGCTGAACGGACCGCAGGATTGCGTCGGTGAGGTGGTGGAACTCTACCGCCGCCGGCGGAATGTCCTGGTCGACGGCTTAAACCGGATCGGCTGGAAAATTGAGAAGCCGAAGGCGACGATGTTTGTCTGGGCGCAGATTCCGGAGCCGTTCCGGCAGATGGGGTCGCTCGAGTTCTCCAAGCTTCTCTTGACGGAGGCGAAGGTTGCCGTCGCTCCCGGGATCGGGTTCGGAGAATACGGCGACGATCATGTCCGCTTCGCCTTGGTCGAGAACGAACACCGGACGCGTCAGGCGATTCAGGGGATTAAGAAGATACTGAAGGAACGTTGA
- a CDS encoding homoserine dehydrogenase yields MKSSIKVGFIGFGTVATGAVKILTEQKGLIRRRLGCPIEIVQIADLDVKRSRGVSLPKGVLTTDAMKVVRHPEIDIVVELIGGYDPARQFLLEAIRRGKQVVTANKALLAAHGEEIFRAAVERGVDVGFEGSVGGGIPIIHAIKEGLAAEKIAAIYGIVNGTCNYILTKMTDEGKKFSEVLTEAQRLGYAEADPTLDIGGADSAHKLAILTCLAFGTAVPLKEIYTEGVDKVTPLDIAFAEEFGCKIKLLAIAKAADGEIEARVHPTMIPKEYLLSRVAGVHNAVYLVGEAIGEALFYGRGAGSLPTGSAVVSDLIDISRNILKGANGRVPPASFLPEARPALRIKQMDEIESLYYLRFMAEDRPGVLSKISGVLGKHRISISSVIQQGRKAGGNVPLVMMTHRAKERDVQEALSKINRMDYVSEPTVLIRVEGEDE; encoded by the coding sequence ATGAAATCATCCATCAAAGTCGGCTTTATCGGTTTTGGGACCGTCGCCACCGGCGCGGTGAAGATTCTAACCGAACAGAAGGGGCTGATCCGAAGGCGGCTCGGCTGTCCGATCGAAATCGTTCAGATCGCCGACCTCGACGTCAAACGGAGCCGGGGGGTCTCCCTTCCAAAGGGGGTTCTGACGACCGATGCCATGAAGGTCGTCCGGCATCCCGAGATCGATATCGTCGTGGAGCTGATCGGAGGATATGATCCGGCGCGGCAGTTCCTCCTGGAGGCGATCCGGCGGGGAAAACAAGTCGTCACTGCGAACAAAGCGCTGCTCGCCGCCCACGGGGAGGAGATCTTTCGCGCGGCGGTGGAGCGGGGGGTTGATGTCGGCTTCGAGGGGAGCGTCGGCGGCGGCATTCCGATCATCCACGCGATCAAAGAAGGCCTGGCGGCCGAGAAGATCGCGGCGATTTATGGGATCGTCAACGGCACCTGCAATTACATCCTGACGAAGATGACCGACGAGGGGAAGAAGTTCTCCGAGGTCCTGACCGAGGCGCAGCGGCTCGGTTATGCCGAGGCCGACCCGACCCTCGATATCGGCGGGGCCGACTCGGCGCACAAGCTTGCGATCTTAACCTGCCTCGCCTTCGGGACGGCGGTTCCGCTCAAGGAGATCTACACGGAAGGGGTCGATAAGGTGACGCCGCTCGACATCGCTTTTGCAGAGGAGTTCGGCTGCAAGATCAAGCTCCTCGCCATCGCGAAAGCGGCCGACGGCGAGATCGAGGCCCGCGTCCATCCGACGATGATCCCCAAGGAGTATCTCCTCTCCCGGGTCGCCGGGGTCCATAACGCGGTCTATCTTGTCGGCGAAGCGATCGGAGAGGCGCTCTTTTACGGGCGGGGGGCGGGAAGTCTTCCGACGGGGAGCGCGGTGGTCAGCGATTTGATCGACATCTCCAGGAATATCTTGAAGGGGGCGAACGGCCGGGTCCCGCCGGCCTCCTTCCTGCCGGAGGCCCGGCCGGCGCTTCGGATCAAGCAGATGGACGAGATCGAGAGCCTTTACTATCTCCGGTTCATGGCCGAAGATCGTCCGGGGGTTCTCAGCAAGATCTCCGGCGTGCTGGGCAAACACCGGATCAGCATCTCGTCGGTCATCCAACAGGGAAGAAAGGCGGGGGGGAATGTCCCGCTGGTGATGATGACCCATCGCGCCAAGGAGAGGGACGTCCAAGAGGCGCTCTCTAAAATCAATCGGATGGATTACGTCTCGGAGCCGACCGTGCTGATTCGTGTGGAGGGGGAAGATGAGTGA
- the cimA gene encoding citramalate synthase, whose protein sequence is MQIVEIYDTTLRDGAQSEDVSFSVEDKLRIVQKLDELGLHYIEGGWPGANPKDITFFEEMKKIPLKSSKLVAFGATRKSRNKVSEDPNIKALAEAGTEVVTLFGKSWDLHVTEALGITLKKNLEIISDSIEYLRSQGKRVFYDAEHFFSGYLAKPDYALKTLEAAKRAGAECIILCDTNGGTMPWQLREALEVVQREIGGSLGIHTHNDSEMAVANALTAVEIGVTQVQGTMNGFGERCGNANLCSLLPNLKLKMKINCIADDQLKRLREVSHFVSEIANLPHNKHQPYVGDAAFAHKGGIHVHAVRKNAETYEHVAPSKVGNRQRVLISDNAGKSNLLEKAKEFRINLASDSPHLTEILEQLKEREHQGYQFEGAEGSFELMMKKALGKHKKFFNLVGFRVIVEKRKGSEETFCEATIMVEVGGQVEHTAATGNGPVNALDHALRKALEKFYPALSQVKLLDYKVRVLTASDGTGSKVRVLIESGDGEKNWGTVGVSENIIEASWQALVDSIEYKLLNS, encoded by the coding sequence ATGCAGATCGTTGAGATCTACGACACCACGTTACGCGACGGCGCACAGTCGGAGGATGTCTCCTTCTCCGTCGAGGATAAGCTTCGCATCGTACAGAAGCTTGATGAGCTCGGCCTTCATTACATCGAAGGGGGATGGCCGGGGGCGAACCCGAAGGATATCACCTTCTTCGAGGAGATGAAAAAAATCCCGCTCAAGTCGTCCAAGCTCGTCGCTTTCGGCGCCACGCGGAAATCGAGAAACAAGGTTTCGGAGGATCCCAACATCAAAGCGCTGGCCGAGGCCGGCACCGAGGTCGTCACCCTTTTCGGCAAGAGCTGGGACCTGCACGTCACCGAGGCGCTCGGGATCACACTCAAGAAAAATCTGGAGATCATCTCCGATTCGATCGAGTACCTTCGCTCTCAGGGGAAGCGGGTTTTTTACGATGCGGAACATTTCTTCAGCGGTTATCTGGCGAAGCCCGACTACGCGCTGAAGACGCTGGAAGCGGCCAAGCGGGCCGGCGCGGAGTGCATCATCCTCTGCGACACCAACGGCGGGACGATGCCGTGGCAGCTCCGCGAAGCGCTGGAGGTGGTTCAGCGCGAGATCGGCGGCTCGCTCGGCATCCATACCCATAACGACTCCGAGATGGCGGTGGCCAACGCCTTGACGGCGGTCGAAATCGGCGTGACCCAGGTTCAGGGGACGATGAACGGGTTCGGGGAGCGCTGCGGAAACGCCAACCTCTGCTCGCTCCTCCCGAATCTGAAATTGAAGATGAAGATCAACTGCATCGCTGACGACCAGCTCAAGCGGTTGAGAGAGGTCTCTCACTTCGTCAGCGAGATCGCCAATCTCCCCCACAACAAACACCAGCCGTATGTCGGCGACGCCGCCTTCGCCCACAAGGGGGGGATTCACGTCCACGCCGTCCGGAAGAATGCGGAAACATACGAGCATGTCGCTCCGAGCAAAGTGGGAAATCGGCAGCGGGTTCTGATCTCCGACAACGCCGGAAAGAGCAACCTTCTGGAGAAGGCGAAGGAGTTCCGGATCAACCTGGCGAGCGACAGCCCGCATCTTACGGAAATTCTCGAACAACTCAAAGAGCGGGAGCACCAGGGCTACCAGTTCGAGGGGGCGGAGGGCTCCTTTGAGCTGATGATGAAGAAGGCGCTCGGAAAACATAAGAAGTTTTTTAATCTGGTCGGCTTTCGCGTGATCGTCGAAAAACGAAAGGGAAGCGAGGAGACCTTCTGCGAGGCGACCATTATGGTCGAGGTAGGGGGCCAGGTGGAGCACACTGCGGCGACCGGAAACGGACCAGTCAATGCGCTCGACCACGCGCTTCGAAAGGCGCTCGAAAAATTTTATCCGGCCCTCTCTCAGGTCAAGCTCCTCGATTATAAGGTCCGCGTCTTGACCGCCAGCGACGGGACCGGATCGAAGGTCCGGGTCTTGATCGAATCGGGCGACGGCGAGAAGAATTGGGGGACGGTCGGTGTTTCCGAAAACATCATCGAAGCCAGCTGGCAAGCATTGGTGGACAGTATCGAGTACAAACTATTGAACAGCTGA
- a CDS encoding cofactor-independent phosphoglycerate mutase has protein sequence MKYVVLVADGMADRPIEALGGRTPLEAAKTPNIDLLATCGEIGLVRTTPDGFVPGSDVAHLSIFGYDPRRFYPGRGALESAGMEVSLNEGDVAFRCNLVTLRDRQKGYAFNELSARVFLEDPTAGKIGDEEARELIDLLNNLLGSDQIQFYTGKGYRHLMVWVHGVSKVECLPPHKLIDKEIVSVFPRGADKGILKKLVQSAFTVLLGHPVNEERMARGERPANGVWFWGPGREAELLPFSERFGKRGTVISEADFLRGLGRKTGMKVIDVPGGDDAAKVKAASEALDAHDLAYLHFEACDAAGHAGDLQLKVEAIERFDRQIVGPLLSQLKEKGPWRLLLLSDHATPVSTRDAVADPVPFLLCRGLGGKKEERAFSERDAAGNAIFWPEGHRLMEHFLRA, from the coding sequence ATGAAATACGTTGTTTTGGTTGCGGACGGGATGGCCGACCGGCCGATCGAAGCGCTCGGCGGGAGGACGCCGCTTGAAGCGGCGAAAACACCCAACATTGATCTCCTTGCGACCTGCGGAGAAATCGGCCTGGTCCGGACGACGCCGGATGGATTCGTCCCGGGGAGCGATGTCGCGCATCTGTCGATCTTCGGTTATGACCCGCGCCGGTTTTATCCCGGGAGAGGGGCGCTTGAGTCGGCGGGGATGGAAGTCTCGCTCAATGAAGGGGATGTCGCCTTCCGATGCAACCTCGTGACCCTTCGGGACCGGCAGAAGGGATATGCCTTCAACGAGCTCTCCGCCCGGGTATTTTTAGAGGACCCCACGGCGGGGAAGATCGGCGACGAAGAGGCCCGGGAGCTGATCGATCTGCTCAACAATCTGCTCGGAAGCGATCAGATTCAGTTTTATACAGGGAAGGGATATCGGCACCTGATGGTGTGGGTCCACGGCGTCTCGAAGGTGGAGTGCCTCCCCCCTCACAAGCTGATCGACAAGGAGATCGTCTCGGTTTTTCCCCGCGGGGCCGACAAGGGAATTTTAAAGAAGCTGGTTCAGAGCGCCTTTACCGTTTTATTGGGCCATCCGGTCAACGAAGAGCGGATGGCGCGAGGGGAGCGGCCGGCCAACGGCGTCTGGTTCTGGGGGCCGGGACGAGAAGCCGAATTGCTCCCCTTCTCAGAACGGTTCGGGAAGCGCGGTACGGTGATCTCGGAGGCCGATTTCCTGCGCGGTTTGGGACGGAAAACGGGAATGAAGGTCATTGATGTCCCCGGCGGCGACGACGCGGCAAAGGTGAAGGCGGCCTCCGAAGCGCTTGACGCGCACGATCTGGCCTATCTCCATTTCGAAGCGTGTGATGCGGCGGGGCATGCAGGCGACCTGCAGTTGAAGGTGGAGGCGATCGAACGTTTCGATCGGCAGATCGTCGGCCCGTTGCTCTCTCAACTGAAAGAGAAGGGGCCGTGGCGGCTGCTTCTTCTCTCGGATCACGCCACGCCGGTATCGACACGGGACGCGGTCGCCGATCCGGTTCCCTTTCTCCTCTGCCGGGGGCTTGGCGGGAAAAAAGAAGAGCGCGCCTTCTCGGAGAGGGACGCGGCCGGAAACGCGATTTTCTGGCCCGAAGGCCATCGATTGATGGAGCATTTCTTAAGGGCATAA
- a CDS encoding trypsin-like peptidase domain-containing protein, which yields MQIAKNRLTSILPLLIIILFVSCTEQTASTPVVASAPEPHFEEIEPIGEIPARELLITEKAFIRVAKRVTPAVVNISTVHFVRHPDSAQDRGFFQDFLGELFKDPPRREFRQRSLGSGFIISRDGYIITNHHVISEADKITIKLSDRREFIGTIIGKDPKTDLAIIKIPPQSDLPVADLGDSGRLQVGEWAIAIGNPFGLDRTVTVGVISATGRTDLGLTDQDNFIQTDASINFGNSGGPLLNARGEVIGINTAIVATGQGIGFAIPINMAKTVVEAWVDKGTISQGRLALP from the coding sequence ATGCAGATTGCGAAAAATAGGCTGACCTCCATCCTCCCCCTCCTTATTATTATTCTCTTCGTCTCCTGCACGGAGCAAACCGCTTCCACTCCTGTCGTCGCCTCCGCTCCCGAGCCGCACTTCGAAGAGATTGAGCCGATCGGCGAGATCCCCGCGCGCGAGCTCCTCATCACGGAGAAGGCCTTCATCCGGGTGGCGAAGCGGGTCACGCCGGCGGTGGTGAACATCAGCACGGTCCACTTCGTCCGTCATCCCGATTCCGCTCAAGACAGAGGGTTTTTCCAGGACTTCCTGGGAGAGCTCTTCAAGGACCCTCCCCGCCGTGAGTTCCGGCAGAGGAGCCTCGGCTCCGGCTTCATCATCAGCAGAGACGGCTACATCATCACCAACCATCATGTCATTTCCGAGGCCGACAAAATCACGATCAAGCTTTCGGACCGGAGAGAATTCATCGGAACGATCATCGGAAAAGACCCCAAAACCGATCTCGCGATCATTAAGATTCCCCCTCAATCCGATCTGCCGGTGGCCGACCTTGGCGACTCGGGCCGGCTTCAGGTGGGAGAGTGGGCGATTGCGATCGGAAACCCCTTCGGTCTTGACCGGACGGTGACCGTCGGCGTCATCAGCGCGACCGGAAGGACCGACCTCGGCCTGACCGATCAGGACAACTTTATCCAAACCGACGCCTCGATCAACTTCGGAAACAGCGGCGGCCCGCTGCTGAACGCCAGGGGGGAGGTGATCGGCATCAACACCGCCATCGTCGCCACGGGACAAGGGATCGGCTTCGCCATTCCGATCAACATGGCCAAAACGGTCGTCGAAGCGTGGGTCGATAAAGGAACCATCAGCCAGGGTCGCCTGGCCCTGCCGTAG
- a CDS encoding aspartate kinase, translating into MLIVQKFGGTSVGTTDRIKNVARRVAQARAEGNDVVVVVSAMSGETDRLIGLAHQISPLPDQREMDMLISTGERVTIALLAIALQESGVAARSFTGRQVGILTDAVHTNARIEQITAERLKESLAEGVVPVVAGFQGINQRSDVTTLGRGGSDTTAVALAAALKADLCDIYTDVDGVYTTDPNIVPNARKLSKISYEEMLEMASLGAKVLQTRSVEFAMKYQVPVRVRSSFNDHEGTLVTKEDLEMEQEVVSGVTYDKNQAKVTLLGVPDRPGIASKIFGTLARENVVVDMIIQNVSQGGMTDISFTVPKGDARRAKETLSKLAEEMGVQDIQLTENIAKVSIVGVGMRSHSGVAAKMFSSLAAEGINIMMISTSEIKISCVIDSKYTELAVRTLHDVFELSKTPPQKSEKGKAKTARRASK; encoded by the coding sequence ATGTTGATCGTTCAGAAATTCGGCGGGACCTCCGTCGGAACCACCGACCGGATTAAAAACGTGGCGCGGCGGGTCGCGCAGGCGCGGGCGGAGGGAAACGATGTCGTGGTGGTCGTCTCCGCGATGAGCGGGGAGACCGACCGGTTGATCGGGCTCGCCCACCAGATTTCCCCCCTTCCCGATCAGCGAGAGATGGATATGCTGATTTCGACCGGAGAGCGGGTGACGATCGCCCTGCTGGCGATCGCCCTTCAGGAATCGGGGGTGGCGGCGCGCTCCTTCACCGGAAGACAGGTCGGCATCTTGACCGACGCGGTCCACACCAACGCCCGGATCGAGCAGATCACCGCGGAGCGGTTGAAGGAATCGCTCGCCGAGGGGGTCGTCCCGGTGGTGGCCGGTTTTCAGGGGATCAATCAGCGATCGGATGTGACGACCCTCGGCCGGGGGGGCTCCGACACCACCGCCGTCGCATTGGCCGCCGCGCTGAAGGCCGATCTCTGCGATATTTATACCGATGTGGACGGGGTCTATACGACCGACCCGAATATCGTTCCGAACGCAAGAAAGTTGTCGAAGATCTCCTATGAGGAGATGCTGGAGATGGCGAGCCTGGGGGCGAAGGTGCTCCAGACCCGTTCGGTGGAATTTGCGATGAAATATCAGGTTCCGGTCCGTGTCCGGTCGAGCTTCAACGACCACGAGGGGACCCTGGTGACAAAGGAGGATCTAGAGATGGAGCAAGAGGTCGTCTCGGGGGTGACCTACGATAAAAATCAGGCGAAAGTAACCCTCCTCGGCGTGCCCGACCGGCCGGGGATCGCCTCGAAAATTTTCGGCACCCTCGCCCGGGAGAATGTGGTCGTCGATATGATCATCCAGAACGTAAGCCAGGGAGGGATGACCGATATCTCCTTTACCGTCCCGAAGGGAGATGCGCGGCGGGCGAAAGAGACCCTTTCCAAATTGGCGGAAGAGATGGGGGTGCAGGACATTCAATTGACGGAGAACATCGCCAAGGTCTCGATCGTCGGGGTCGGGATGCGTTCCCACTCCGGGGTGGCGGCCAAGATGTTCTCCAGCCTGGCGGCGGAGGGGATCAACATCATGATGATCTCCACCTCCGAAATCAAAATCTCCTGCGTCATCGATTCGAAGTATACCGAGCTGGCGGTCCGGACCCTTCATGATGTTTTCGAGCTGAGCAAGACCCCGCCGCAGAAGAGCGAAAAGGGCAAGGCGAAGACGGCGAGGCGGGCTTCAAAATAA
- the thrC gene encoding threonine synthase, whose protein sequence is MSEAPKGRLGGFAGSKRWPGIIEAYREFLPVTDRTPVITLHEGNTPLIPAPRLAAAAHADIDLYLKFEGENPTGSFKDRGMTLAISKAKEEGAKAVICASTGNTSASASAYSARGGMKAYVLIPEGKISLGKLAQAMIHRATVIQVDGNFDEALELVKQVAGKYPITLVNSINPYRLEGQKTAAFEICDHLETAPTYHFLPVGNAGNITAYWKGYQEYYHRGKVTTLPKMIGFQAAGAAPIVLGHVVEKPRTIATAIRIGNPASWKSAVEAAAESKGEINLVTDDEIVEAYRMIAGLEGLFCEPASAAGVAGVIKLSKRGFFKKGDTVVCTLTGHGLKDADFSMSIAQKPTTVKARLDDVLKVMGF, encoded by the coding sequence ATGAGTGAGGCCCCGAAAGGCCGGTTAGGCGGTTTCGCCGGGAGCAAGCGATGGCCCGGGATCATTGAAGCCTACCGAGAATTCCTTCCGGTCACCGACCGGACGCCGGTCATCACGCTGCATGAGGGAAACACGCCGCTTATCCCGGCGCCTCGGCTCGCCGCGGCGGCGCACGCCGACATCGATCTCTATCTCAAATTCGAGGGGGAGAACCCGACCGGCTCCTTCAAAGACCGGGGAATGACGCTGGCGATCTCGAAGGCGAAGGAAGAGGGGGCGAAGGCGGTCATCTGCGCCTCCACCGGAAATACCTCCGCCTCTGCCTCGGCCTACAGCGCCCGGGGGGGGATGAAGGCGTATGTCTTGATCCCGGAGGGAAAGATCTCCCTCGGCAAGCTGGCCCAGGCGATGATCCACCGGGCCACGGTGATTCAGGTGGATGGGAACTTCGATGAGGCGTTGGAGTTGGTGAAACAGGTGGCCGGGAAATATCCGATCACCCTGGTCAACTCCATCAACCCGTATCGTCTTGAAGGGCAAAAGACGGCGGCCTTTGAAATCTGCGACCATTTGGAGACGGCGCCGACCTATCATTTTCTCCCGGTCGGCAACGCCGGCAACATCACCGCCTATTGGAAAGGTTATCAGGAATATTATCATCGTGGAAAGGTGACGACCCTGCCGAAGATGATCGGTTTTCAGGCCGCCGGCGCCGCGCCGATCGTTCTCGGGCATGTGGTCGAGAAGCCCCGAACGATCGCCACCGCCATCCGCATCGGGAACCCGGCCAGTTGGAAATCGGCCGTAGAGGCGGCGGCCGAATCGAAGGGGGAGATCAACCTGGTGACCGACGATGAAATCGTCGAGGCCTACCGGATGATCGCCGGTTTGGAAGGGCTCTTCTGCGAGCCGGCCTCGGCCGCCGGGGTGGCCGGCGTAATCAAGTTGAGCAAGCGGGGGTTTTTTAAAAAGGGGGATACGGTCGTCTGCACGTTGACCGGCCACGGCTTGAAAGATGCCGACTTTTCGATGAGCATCGCGCAAAAGCCGACGACAGTCAAGGCGCGTCTGGATGATGTTTTGAAGGTCATGGGGTTTTAA